TTCGCAGGTCTCATCGCGCAAGGCTACGACATCCGCCCCACGATTGCGGTCACCCGCGCGCATATCAACATGCCCGAACTCAAAGACGCGCTCGCAGCCGGCCGCTTGAAGCCCGACGGGCGCATCGTCGATGCCAATGGCGACGTGCGCACGACAAAGGTGGCCCTCGAGCCGGTCTGGTATCTGCCGGGCATCGCCAAGCGCTTCAAGATTTCCGAGACCGATCTGCGCCGCGGTCTGTTCGAATATACGGGCGGCATGTTCCCCGAGCTCGTCACGCGCTCGGACATGAAGGTGTTTCTGCCGCCGATCGGCGGCATGACCGTCTATCTGTTCGGCGATGTCTCGAAGCTCGGCGATTCCAAGACCAAGATCGGCGGGCGCGTGCACGACGAGTGCAACGGCTCCGACGTGTTCGGCTCGGACATCTGCACGTGCCGGCCTTATCTCGCGCATGGCATCGAGGTCGCGATCGAAACCGCCCAACAGGGCGGGGTCGGCTTCATTGTCTACAACCGCAAGGAAGGCCGGGCACTCGGCGAGGTCACGAAGTTCCTGGTCTACAATGCGCGCAAGCGCCAGGAAGGCGGCGACCAGGCTTCAACCTATTTCAAGCGCACCGAATGCGTGGCGGGCGTGCAGGACATGCGCTTCCAGGAGCTGATGCCCGACGTGCTCCACTGGCTCGGCATTTCGCGCATCGACCGTTTCGCGTCGATGAGCAACATGAAGTCCGAAGCGCTGATCCGCAGCGGCATATCGATCGTCGAACAGGTCGAGATCCCGCCCGACCTCATTCCGGCCGACGCCAGCGTCGAGATGGAAGCCAAGAAGGCGGCCGGCTATTTCACGGGCGGCGAAGCGCCCGACGCGCAGAAACTCGCCGACACCAAGGGGCGCGGTCTCGATGGTTGATGCCATGTCGGCGGCGCCGCATTTTGCGGGCCCCACCAAAGCCGTGCGCGTGCTGCGCGACCCGGCGACGATCCGCGCGCGCGCGGGCGAGGTGTTCGATGCCGCATGTGCGGGGCGCACCGCGCATTTCTCAGTCGATCTCGGCAAGCTCGAACTTGCCGCTGAGCGCACGGTTGCGGCGATCCGTGCCGACTACCCCGCGCTCGACATTCCGTACCATTCGCGCTGGCGGCATTTCGATGCGGGCGGGGTGGATCGCTGGGCGCGCTTGGCCGCCCAATTGCCGGACGACAAGCTCGAGCGCGCGCGCGTCGGCGTAGATCTTGCCGTCGCGAGCGTGCTGCTCGATGCCGGGGCCGGCCCCGAATGGCGCTATCGCACGCCGGACGGCGTCTATGCGCGCTCGGAAGGGCTTGCGGTTGCGAGCGTGGATCTGTTTGCGTCCGGCGTGTTCTCGGCCGATCCCAAAGCGCCATTGCGCGCCGATGCGGCCGCCTTACAGCGTTTCGATGCGCAGGCGCTTGCGCAAGGGTTCCAAGTATCGGCGGAAAATCCGCTGGTCGGGCTCGAGGGGCGGGCAGGGCTTTTGCGCAATCTTGGCACGGCCATCGCCGCACGCCCCGATCTGTTCGGGCCGGTTCCGCGTGTCGGCAATCTCGTCGATCGGCTGTTGTTCGATGCCAAAGACGGCACCTTGCCGGCCGCACGCATTCTGGCCTTGCTGCTCGACGGGTTCGCCGATGCGTGGCCGGCACGACGCGTGGTCGACGGCGTGAATATCGGCGATGTGGGAGCCCATCCGGCCGCGACCGACGGGCTTGTGCCGTTCCACAAGCTCAGCCAGTGGCTCGCCTATTCGCTGCTCGAACCGTTCGAAGCGCTCGGCTTGCGCATCGTCGATCTCGATGCCCTGACGGGCCTGCCCGAGTATCGCAATGGCGGCTTATTTCTCGATACGGGCGTGCTTGCGCTGAAGGATCCCACGGCCGCCGCGCGCACGCACGACGCCACGAGCGAACTTGTCGTCGAATGGCGTGCCCTCACGGTCGTGCTGCTTGATCGTATTGCCGATCTGGTGCGCGGCAAACTCGGGCTTGAAGCCGCCGATTTTCCGTTGGCAAAGGTTCTGCAAGGCGGCACATGGACCGCCGGGCGGCGCATTGCCGCCGAACTGCGCGAAGGCGGGCCGCCGCCGCTTGCCGTCGCCAGCGACGGCACGATTTTCTGACCAAACTGGGAGCATACGTCATGTCGGGCAGTCTGCACGTCGTCGGCCATCCGCTGATCCAGCACAAGCTTACGCATATGCGCCGCAAGGAAACCGAGACGCGCGATTTCCGCCGCCTCGTGCGCGAGATCGCGATGCTGCTCGCCTACGAGGTCACGCGCGATCGGCCCTTGACGATGGTCGAGATCGAAACGCCGGTGCAGAAGATGCGCGCCCCGACGCTGGCCGGCAAACCGATCTGCCTCGTGTCGGTCCTGCGGGCCGGCAACGGCATTCTCGACGGCATGCTCGAAATCCTGCCCTCGGCCGCCGTCGGCCATATCGGCCTCTATCGCGATCCCGAGACGCTCGCGGCCGTCGAGTATTACTGCAAACTGCCCGAAGATGTGGCAACGCGCGACGTGTTGATCCTCGATCCGATGCTTGCGACCGGCCATTCGGCCGTGGCGGCTGTCTCCCGCGTCAAGCAGTCGGGCGCTTCCTCGATCAAATACGTTTGTATTCTGGCCGCCCCCGAGGGGGTCAAGGAAATGCACGCCAACCATCCCGACGTGCCGATTTTCACGGCGGCGCAAGACAGCCACCTCAACGACCACGGCTACATCGTGCCGGGCCTGGGCGACGCGGGCGATCGGCTGTTCGGCACCAAATAGGCATGCCGATTGCTAATCCCCCGGCGACCGACTAGCCTTTGCTGGTCAAACGGGGGGTATCCAATGAAAACCATGCGTCTTTTTGCCGTCGCCTGCGCGCTCGGCATGTCCGTTGCCGCACCGGCTTCGGCACAAAAATTGGTGACAGGGCTCGACGGCACGTTCGCGCCGCATGCGATGCCCAAATTGGGCGGCGGCGTCGAAGGCTTCAATGTCGACATGGCCAACGAAATCGGCCGTCGCTTGGGCCAGCCGATCGAAATTGTGGCCCAGGAATTCTCGGGCCTGGTGCCGGGTCTCCTGTCCAAGCGCTTCGACTTTCTCGCCGCACCCACGACCGTGACCGAGGAGCGCGCGCGCGCGCTGCTGTTCACCGAAGGCTATCTCAACACCGACTTCCAGTTCGTCGCGCGCCGCAACAAGCCCGAGATCAAGGAACTCGACGCCTTGCGCGGCCTCAAAGTGTCGGTCAATCGCGGCTCGGCCTACGAGAGCTGGGCGTCCGCCAACAGCCAGCGCTACGGCTTCACCTACGACGTCTACGGCTCGAACCCCGAGGCGGTGCAGGCCGTTCTCGCCGGCCGTGCGGACGCGAACCTTACGGGCAACACGGTCGCGGCCTGGGCCGTCAAGCAGAACGCAAGCCAGCTGCGCTTGGGCGCCAAGATCTCGACCGGGCTCGTGTGGGCCATTCCGTTCCGGCCCGACGACAAGGCCGGGCGCGACCGCATCTCGATGGTCGTCAAATGCATGAAGCAGGACGGCACCTTCTCGCGCCTCCACAAAAAATGGTTCGGCTACGATCCCGCCCCCGACTCGGTCACGGTCAATATCGCGGCCGGCCATGGCGTGGCCAACATGCCGGGCTACGATCCCACGCCGATCGCCCTCGTCTGCCGCTAAAAGGGTGAATTCCGCCGAAGCAGTCCCACCGGCTCCGATCCTGGAGCTGGTGGCGCTGCACAAGAATTTCGGACCTCTCAAGGTTCTCGACGGCATCGACCTTGCCGTGCGCCCGCGCGAGCTCGTTTTCGTGATCGGGCCGTCGGGTTCGGGCAAAAGCACGCTGCTGCGCTGCTGCAACCGTCTCGAAGAACCGGACTCAGGTGCGGTGATCGTGGACGGGGCCGATATCATGCGCCCTGGCATCGATCTCAATGCCGTGCGCCAGAAGATCGGCATGGTCTTCCAGTCGTTCAATCTCTATCCGCATATGACGGCACTGGGCAACGTGACGCTCGCCTTGCGCAAGGTGCAGGGCCTTGACCGCGAAGCGGCCGAGGCCCGCGGGCGTGCAGCCTTGGCGCAAGTCGGCCTTGCCGACAAAGAGGCCTCGTACCCCAACGCGCTGTCGGGCGGCCAGCAGCAGCGCGTGGGCATTGCGCGCGCGTTGGCACTCGGCCCCAAGATCGTGCTGTTCGACGAGCCGACCTCGGCCCTCGATCCCGAGCTTGTCGGCTCGGTATTGGCCGTGATGCGCGAACTCAAAGCCGCCGGCATGACGATGGTCGTGGTCAGCCACGAGCTTGCGTTCGCGCGCGCGGCCGCCGACCGTGTTGTGTTCATGGAAGGCGGGCGCATCGTCGAGCAGGGACCGCCGGAAGCGATCTTCGGCAATCCGCGCGAGGCGCGCACGCAGGCTTTTGTGTCGCGTCTGTCCCAAGGCCACGGCTAGACGATGGACAACGGGCTCGAGCGCCTGGTCTTCGCGTTTTTCAATGCCGAGATCGCGGCCGAATGGGCGCCCAAGATCCTCGAAGGCGTGTGGGTCACGATCCTCGTGTCGCTGGCGGTCGTGGCGACGGGCCTGGCCTTGGGTCTCGCCCTTGCGGCCTTGCGCGCCTACCGTTTTCGCGCGGTCAACGTCGCGATCGTGGCCTTCGTCGATATCCTGCGCGCTTTGCCGCCGCTCGTCGTCATCATCATTCTGTTCTTCGCGTTTCCGTATCTCGATCTGCCGATGAGCGCTTTCACGGCGACCTGGCTGTCGCTGTCCTTGGTGCTCGCCGCCTTCGCCGAGGAGATCTGGTGGGCGGGCATTTTGGCCGTGCCGCGCGGCCAGTGGGAGGCCGCCCGCTCGACCGGTCTCGGCTTCGGCGCCACGCTCGGATACGTCGTGCTGCCGCAGGCCGTGCGCATGACCGTACCCCCGCTCGTCAATCGTGTGATTGCGGTCACGAAGGGCACCGCCTTGGGCTCGGTCGTGGCCCTGTCGGAAATCGTGAGCCAGGCAAGCTCGGCCGCAAGCCTTGCCGGCAACCCCACGCCGCTCACGCTCGGGGCTGCTGCGTATCTTGCGATCTTCGTGCCCGTGGTAATCCTCGGGCGCTGGCTCGAAACGCGTTTTGCGTGGAAGCGCTAACGGCCATGGCGGAAATTCTCGACACGTTTTTCAATATCGAAATCCTGCTGCGGGTGCTGCCCTTCATGCTCGAAGGGCTCGGCATGACGCTACTTTTGTGCGCGATCACCGTGCCGATTGGCCTTGCGGGCGGGCTTGCCGTCGCCTGGGTGTGGAGCCTCAAGAAGCGTTACGTGAACTGGGCGCTCGTCGTCTATGTCGATTTCTTCCGCGCCTTTCCGCCCCTGGTGTTGCTGATCTTCGTCTATTTCGGCCTGCCGTTCGTCGGCATCGATCTGTCGCCCTTTGCGGCCGTGGCGATCGCGTTCCTGCTCAACGCGTCGAGCTACTATGGCGAGATTTTCAGGGCCGGGATCGAGAGCGTGCCGCATGGCCAGTGGGAGGCGGCACGCGCAAGCGGCCTCTCGCGCTTCCAAACGATGCTCTACGTGGTGCTGCCGCAGGCCACGCGCAACGTGCTGCCCGATCTCATTGGCAACACGCTCGAGGTCGTGAAGCTCACGACCATCGCCTCGGTCGTGGCCTTGGGCGAGTTGCTGCATGCCGCACGCCTTGCTCAATCGCTCGTCTACAATCCCACGCCCATCGTCGCAGCCGCGTTGATCTATCTGGCGCTGCTGTGGCCGGCCGTGCGACTCTTGCGGCATTTCGAACACCGCCATCTCGTCGCCCGCTGAATCGGAGCACCTTCGATGTCCAAGCGCATCCTCGTCGTCAATCCCAACTCGAACCGCAACGTCACGGCCGGCATCGATGCGGCCGTGGAGCCGTTCCGCATCTCTGGCGGCCCGGCGGTCGAGTGCGAAACGCTTGCCGAAGGCCCGCCCGGCATCGAGACCCAGGCGCATGTCGAAAGCGTGGTGCTGCCGCTGTCGCGGCTCGTGGCCAAGCGCGACAACGACTGCGATGCGTTCGTGGTCGCGTGCTTCAGCGATCCGGGGCTGTACGCCGCGCGCGAGGCCACCAAGAAGCCGGTGCTTGGCATTGCCGAATGCGGCCTGCTGACGGCCCTCACGCTGGGCGAGCGTTTCGGCATCGTCGCGATCCTGCCGCGCTCGATCCCGCGCCATCAGCGTTATGTTGGGGCACGCGGTCTCGAAGCGCGCTTTGCGGGCGACCGCGCCATCGGATTGACGGTGGCCGAACTCTCCGACGATGCGCGCACGCTCGCGCGCATGATCGAAGTCGGCAAGGACCTCAAGGAACGCGACGGGGCCGACGTGATCGTGATGGGCTGTGCGGGCATGGCACGCTATCGCGACCGCCTGCAGGACGCCGTCGGCATCCCGGTGGTCGAGCCGACGCAAGCCGCCGTCGGCATGGCGCTGGCACGCGTGCAACTCGGCTGGTAGCAGCTATTTCTTCTTGGCGAGATCCGCCGCCGACACGCGCGGCATCGCATAGCGGTCGGTGAGGCGCACATAGTCGCTGGCCGCCAGGCGCCCGATCAGCGCCATGCGCGCCGTGTCCACGCGGTCGTTCGCCGGATCGACGAGATCTTCGCGGATGCGCATAGCCAGCACTTCGCCCAGCAGAATGGCGCGCTTGTTGTCGGCCCCGAGCCGCACATCCTGCAAGATGCGACATTCGAGGGCGACCGGTGCCTGCGCAATGCGCGGCGGGCGTACCTTGAGCGATGGGGCGGCATCGAAGCCCGCCAAGACAAGCTCGTCGATGCCGGGCTCGACGTCGGCCGCACAAATATTCATGCCGGGCCCCATCGCCTCATCGACGAGATTGACCACGAACTCGCCATTGAGGTCGATATTGCGGACCGTGTCTTTGGGGCGCCCGTCGGGGCGCCGTTCGATGCCGAGTGCCACGACCGCCGGATCGTGGCTCAAGACGTTGAAGAACGAGTAAGGGGCGGCGTTCACGTTGCCCGCCGCGTCGATCGTGGTCACGAGGGCGATGGGACGTGGTACCACGCTGCCGACCAGCAGCTTGTAGCGCACGGCAGGTGCGGTCGCGGCGAAATCGTAGTCCCTCATGCGGGTTCGATCGTGCCGGTCTGGCTTGCGATCAGTCCGTAATGTTCGATGCGTCGGTGCTTGGAAAACGCGAAAACGGTTTCCTTGCCGTAAGTGCACAGGCTCAAATCGCAGTCGGCGACGATGAGTTCGTCGGCGACCGACCTTGCCAGCGCCACGATCTCGCCGGTGGGGGCGACGATGCAACTGCCGCCGATCAGCGAGCAGCCTTCTTCGAAGCCGGCCTTGGCCGTCGCCACGACCCAGGTCGAGTTCTGGTAGGCACCGGCCTGCATCACGAGATGGTTGTGGAACTGGCGCAGATGTTCGGGCTCGGGCGCCGAGTGCACGAGGGCCGAGCCGTTGATGGCCGGCGTGTTGTAGCCGAGGACCAGCATTTCCACGCCTTTCAGGCCCATCACGCGGTAGGTTTCGGGCCAGCGGCGGTCGTTGCAGATCGCCATGCCGAGAATGCCGCCCATCGTGCGCCACACCGGAAAGCCGATGTCGCCGGGTTCGAAATAGCGCTTCTCGAGATGCTGGAACGGGCGCTGCGGCTCGTTCTCCGCATGGCCCGGCAGATGGATCTTCCGGTATTTGCCGACGATGGCCCCTTGCGTGTCGACGAGGATCGCCGTGTTGAAGCGATGCCCGTCCGGCGTCTTTTCGGCGTATCCCAGATAGAAGCCGATCTTGAGGCGTTTGGCCTCGGCGAACAGCGGAGCCGTCGCGTCGTTCGGCATTTCGGTTTCGAAGAACGCATCGACTTCGCGCCAGTCGGTCATGTACCAGCGCGGGAAGAAGGTCGTGAGTGCGAGCTCCGGAAACACCACGAGCTGGCAGCCTTTGCGGGCCGCCTCGCGCAGCATGACGAGCATGCGCTCGACGCACGAGGCGCGCGTCTCGCTGCGCGCAATTGGCCCCATCTGGGCCGCCCCGACCGTCATGATGCGGGGGACGAGTTTGCTGTTTGCCATCAGAAAATATCCGATATGTCTTCGGGGAAGATCGAGCGGCCAAGCGGCTTCGACCAGTCGCTGGGTCCGTGCGCAAGGTAGCGGCCGCGCCCGGCTTTGGCGACCGGTTTGCCGCCTTTGGCCACAAGCTCGCCGCGCGAAAACACCTCGTCGCACCAGCCCGTGACTTTCATGCCTTCGTAGGGCGTGTAGTCCATCGCGTCGTTGAGCAGTTTTTGCGACACGGTCACTTCGCGCGTCGAATCCCAGATCACCAGATCGGCATCCGCCCCCACCGCGATCGAGCCTTTTTGCGGGGCGAGGCCGTAGAGCTTGGCCGGGTTGGTGGCCGACAGTGCCACGAATTTTTCGAGGCTCAAGCGGCCCTTCAAGACGCCTTCGGCGAACAGCAGCGGCATGCGAACTTCAAGGCCCGGAACGCCGTTGGGGATATTCTTGAAGTTCGCGTCTTTGCCCGCGAACATTTTGCCTTTCGGGTCGTTGAAGCGGTAGGGCGCGTGGTCGGACGAATAGACGTCGAACAGCCCATCGCGCAAACCTTGCCAGACATATTCTTGGTTGATCTTGTCGCGCGGCGGCGGCGAGCACATGCACATCGCACCGTCGAAGCCCGATTTGTCGAGATCGTCCTGCGTTAAAAACAGATATTGCGGGCAGGTCTCGGCAAACACTTTGAGGCCGCGCGCGCGAGCACGCCGAATTTCGTCCATCGCCTGGCGGCCCGAAACGTGCACGATCAGGACGGGCGTATCGACGATTTCGGCGAGCGCGATCACACGGTGCGTGGCCTCGCTTTCGACGGTCATATTGTGGCTGAAACAATGGTATTTGGGTCTTGTGCGGCCGGAGGCGACGAGCTTTTCGGCCAGCCACGTCATCGCGTCGTGGTTTTCGCAGTGGACCATGGTCATCGCCCCGTGGCGGCGCGCAAGCGCGAAAATGTCCAGGATCTGGCGGTCGGAAAGTTTCATCGCGTCGTAGGTCGTGTAGATCTTGAACGACGTGAGACCGTCGGCGATGAGGGCGGGCAGCTCCTGGCCCAGCACCTGCTCGTTCGGGTCCGTCACGATCAGGTGGAACGCGTAGTCGATATAGGTCTTGCCGTCCGCGCGGGCGTGATACTCGTCCACGACCTTGCGCAGCGACTGTCCGCGATGTTGGGCGGCGAACGAAATCGTCGTCGTGGTGCCGCCGCACATCGCCGAGCGCGTGCCGCTCTCGAAATCGTCGGCTGTCCACACGCCCATCGATGAAATCTGCGCGATATGGACGTGGCTGTCGATGCCGCCGGGGGTGACGATGCGGCCGCTCGCGTCGGTCTCTTCCTCGCCCTTGACGAGGTCGTGGCCGATGGCGGCGATTTTGCCGTCTTTGATGCCGATGTCGGCTACATATCTATCTGACGCCGTCGCGACGATGCCGCCCCTGATCACCCGATCGTATGTCTTCATTTTTCCCCCTATGCGCCCCTTCCGCTGAAGCGGCACTTCGCGGTAGAAGCATTGCAAGGTTTGGGCCTGGAGGACAAGCAAATGCCGCAGCTACTCGACGAAACTGCCAAGGGCGTCTACATCATCGCCGCAACACCCTTTGCCGACGACGGCGCTCTCGATCTCGAGAGTGCGGAGCGCATGACCGACTTTTATCTCGAATGCGGCGTGTCGGGCATGACGATCCTCGGCGTGATGGGCGAAGCGCCCAAGCTGAGCGCCCAGGAATCGGTCGATTTCGTGGCGCGCGTGCTGGCACGCGTCAAAGGCCGCGTGCCGGTGATTGTCGGCGCATCGTCCGCCGGCAACCGCAATCTCGGCGCCTTCGTGAAGAAGGTCATGGATATGGGGGCTGCGGGCGTGATGGTCGCCCCCATCGCCGGCCTAAAGAACGAAGAGCAGATCGAAGGCTATTACGATGCCGTTGTGCGCGAAATCGGCACCACGCCCATCGTGCTGCAGGACTATCCGCAGCTCACGAACGTGCACATGTCGGTGAGCCTCATCAACCGTATGCTGGCCAAGCACGACAGTATCAAGGTGCTGAAGCACGAAGACGTGCCGGGCTTGCGCAAACTTTCCAAGGTGCGCGCGGCCGATAGCGACGGCAGCCGCAAGCGCCGCATTTCGATCATGGTCGGCAATTCGGCCCTGCATCTGCCGCAGGAGATGCGCCGCGGGGCCGACGGTGCGAACACCGGCTTTGCCTATCCCGAGATGCTCGTCGAAGCCGTGAAGCTGTGCCTCGAAGGCAAGTTCGACGCGGCTGAAGATCTTTACGACGTCTATCTGCCGATCGTGCGCCACGAGCAGCAGCCGGCTTTGGGCCTTGCGGTGCGCAAGGAAGTGCTGCGCCGGCGCGGCGTGATAAAGTCCGCGCATGTGCGCGCACCCGGCTACGCGATGGACGCGGCCGAGCATAAGGAGCTCGACGAGTTGATGGCGCGGCTCGAGCGCAAGCTGGCGGCGATCGGGCGCGCGACGAAGCCGTTCAAAGGCTAGCGTCGCGCGGTCGAGGTCGAGGCGGGCGTGGCCGAGGGTCTTTGCCGCGACTGTTTCGTGCGCATTGACGCGGCCGCGGCACGCGTCTGCGGCCATTGCGGCGGGGGACGAATTCTTCGCCATCCGGAATTGGCGGATCTGAGCCTTGCGCATATCGACTGCGACGCGTTCTACGCGTCGGTCGAGAAGCGCGACAATCCTGCCCTTGCCGACAAGCCGACGATCGTGGGCGGGGGCACGCGCGGCGTGGTTTCCACCTGCTGCTACATCGCGCGCAAATACGGCGTGCGCTCGGCCATGCCGATGTTCAAGGCGCTGCAGCTGTGCCCGCAGGCTGTCGTGATCCGCCCGGACATGGCCAAATACGCGGGCGTCTCGCGCCAGGTGCAGGCGATTTTCGCCGAAGCCACGCCGCTCGTCGAAGCCGTGTCGTTGGACGAGGCCTATCTCGATCTCGGCGGCACCGCGACCTTGCATCGCGCAGCCCCCGCTTTCGTGCTTGCGCGCATCGCCAAGCGTATTGCCGACACGATCGGCATCACCGTGTCGATCGGGTTGTCGTTCAACAAGCTGCTTGCAAAGCTCGCCTCCGAACTCGACAAGCCGAACGGCTTCGGCGTGGTCGGCCGGGCGGAGGCACGCGCGTTCCTGGCCTCGCGGCCCTTGCGCGTGCTGCCGGGTGTGGGGCCGCGCTTGGCCGAGCGCCTGGCGGGCGACGGCTTCGCCGACGTGGCCGCCTTGCAGCGCGCGGGCGCACGCGAGCTTGGCGCACGCTACGGCGAGACGGGTGCGTGGCTCGCGCGCATTGCCGTGGGCGAAGATGCACGCACCGTCGAGCCCGAGCGCGACGCCAAGGGTGTTTCGGCCGAAACGACCTTTGCGCGCGATCTTTCTGCTCTGATCGATCTCGAGGCCGAGCTATGGCCGCTTGCCGAAGAGGTAGCCGAGCGGCTCAAGCGCCATCATCTCGCCGGGCGCACGGTGCAGCTCAAACTCAAGACGCGCAGCTTCAAGCTGCTCACGCGCCGCACGACGTTGTCCGGCAGCACGCAGCTTGCCGAGACGCTGTTCAAAGCCGGCCAGAAGATGCTGGCGGCCGAGGTGCAGCGCGACCCACGCCAGCAATACCGGCTTATCGGCATCGGGGCGGCCGAGCTTGGGGCCCCCGGCGGGCCAGCCGCCCAAAGCGATCTGTTTGCCGCCGCAGCACCTTCCGTCGACGATCCCAGATCGGCGGCCGTCGAAAAGGCGATGGACGCCGTGCGGGGCAAATTCGGACGTTCGGCGATCGCAAAAGGGCGGGGACTGGGCTCCGGTGCAGCACGGCGGGGCCGGCGCGACTTGCCCAAGGTGCCGGAGTAACGTAGGATTTGCGGCTTAAGAGTCGAATAAACAAGCCGCAAAGCAGGGCGATGACCGCGACGCTCACTCCCCAGGAAATCGTCAAAATTCTCTCGGATCACGAGAAGTTCTTGAACCGCAAGCCGGGCGGCGTGCGCGCCAACCTGACCTTGGCGGACATGCACGGCATATCGCTCACGCGTGCCAATCTGCGCCAGGCGAAGATGCCGGGCGCCAATCTTTCGCGCTCGGTTCTGGCGGGGGCCGACCTGTCGGAAGCCGATCTTTTCGCGGCCAATCTCGACCGCGCGGATCTGAGCCTCGCGAATCTTTCCAAGACCGATCTGCGGGGGGCTTACTTGCGCGGCTGCCGCATGCGCGGGGCCAATCTGCGCGGGGCGGATCTGCGTGGCGGCACGCTGATGCAGTCGCGGCGCGGCGACGGCATTGCGCTCGTGTCGGCCGATCTGCAGGGCTCGGATCTCGAGCAGGCGATCCTTGCGCGCGCGAACGCGCAGGGGGCCGATCTCTCCAAAGCGAACTTGACCGAGGCCGACTGCTTCGGCGCGCGCCTGACCGGCTGCAATCTCGAAATGGCCACGCTTGCGCGCGCCAATCTCGAGACCGCGAATCTCAAAGGTGCGAACATCATGGGGGCGAGCCTCGTCGGCGCCAATCTGAAGGGCGTGGACCTCACGGGCGCTCTGATCGACGGGGCCGATTTCCGCGACGCGAACATGGTGGGGGCGGTTCTTGTGGGCGTCGATCTCGCGCGCGCGAATACCGAAGGTGCGGCGATGGCCGAGCAGCTCGAAGCGCTCAGCGATGCCGTGCGCATTCAGCTGCGCGACCATCAGCTGTGGATCAAGTCCGAAGGCAAGCTCGGCCGGCGCGCCGACTTCACGAAGGCCGATTTGGCGGGCCTCGACTTTTCGGGCGCCAATCTTTCGGGTGCCGCAATGAATGGGGCGGTTTTGCGCGGCGCCAAGCTCGTCAAAACGCAGTTCGTGATGTGCGAGATGGTCGGGGCGGATTTCGCCGAAGCCGACTGTACGGAAGCGAACTTCAACGGCGCCAATTTGAGCCGCATCAACGCCATGGCCGGCGTGTTCGTGCGTGCTTCGCTCGCCCCTGTGAACATGCCGCTGCCCAACGGCCAGCCGTCGGGCCGGTTTTGGCCTGCGAACCTGGCGGACGCGAATTTCCGCAAGGCCAATCTTGCGGGTGCCAATTTGAACCGCGCCAACGTGCTCGACGCCGATTTTTCGGATGCGAATCTGCGCGAGGCGAACTTGGCCGACGTCGACCTCACGCTCGCCAAAAGCGAGGGCGCCGATCTCGCCGGCGCAAATACGAAACGCTAGGGAACCAGGTTGGCCACGAAGGCGGGCAGGGCGAAGCTCGCCCGATGCAATTCCGGCGTGTAGTAGTGCGTTTTGAGGCGGGCGGCGGCGAAACGCTTTTTGAGTGTGGCCAACGGCACGTCGGCCGCCTTGGCGTCGTCAGTGGCCCAGCCGAGCGCCATGAGCCCGCCATAGTACGACGGTACGGCCGCCATATAGAAGCTCGCGACCTTGAAGGCCTTGCGCCGGCGGCGCACGGTCATCGGGATTTCGCCGGG
Above is a genomic segment from Magnetospirillum sp. containing:
- a CDS encoding dihydrodipicolinate synthase family protein, which codes for MPQLLDETAKGVYIIAATPFADDGALDLESAERMTDFYLECGVSGMTILGVMGEAPKLSAQESVDFVARVLARVKGRVPVIVGASSAGNRNLGAFVKKVMDMGAAGVMVAPIAGLKNEEQIEGYYDAVVREIGTTPIVLQDYPQLTNVHMSVSLINRMLAKHDSIKVLKHEDVPGLRKLSKVRAADSDGSRKRRISIMVGNSALHLPQEMRRGADGANTGFAYPEMLVEAVKLCLEGKFDAAEDLYDVYLPIVRHEQQPALGLAVRKEVLRRRGVIKSAHVRAPGYAMDAAEHKELDELMARLERKLAAIGRATKPFKG
- the hydA gene encoding dihydropyrimidinase gives rise to the protein MKTYDRVIRGGIVATASDRYVADIGIKDGKIAAIGHDLVKGEEETDASGRIVTPGGIDSHVHIAQISSMGVWTADDFESGTRSAMCGGTTTTISFAAQHRGQSLRKVVDEYHARADGKTYIDYAFHLIVTDPNEQVLGQELPALIADGLTSFKIYTTYDAMKLSDRQILDIFALARRHGAMTMVHCENHDAMTWLAEKLVASGRTRPKYHCFSHNMTVESEATHRVIALAEIVDTPVLIVHVSGRQAMDEIRRARARGLKVFAETCPQYLFLTQDDLDKSGFDGAMCMCSPPPRDKINQEYVWQGLRDGLFDVYSSDHAPYRFNDPKGKMFAGKDANFKNIPNGVPGLEVRMPLLFAEGVLKGRLSLEKFVALSATNPAKLYGLAPQKGSIAVGADADLVIWDSTREVTVSQKLLNDAMDYTPYEGMKVTGWCDEVFSRGELVAKGGKPVAKAGRGRYLAHGPSDWSKPLGRSIFPEDISDIF
- a CDS encoding aspartate/glutamate racemase family protein — encoded protein: MSKRILVVNPNSNRNVTAGIDAAVEPFRISGGPAVECETLAEGPPGIETQAHVESVVLPLSRLVAKRDNDCDAFVVACFSDPGLYAAREATKKPVLGIAECGLLTALTLGERFGIVAILPRSIPRHQRYVGARGLEARFAGDRAIGLTVAELSDDARTLARMIEVGKDLKERDGADVIVMGCAGMARYRDRLQDAVGIPVVEPTQAAVGMALARVQLGW
- a CDS encoding N-carbamoyl-D-amino-acid hydrolase, whose product is MANSKLVPRIMTVGAAQMGPIARSETRASCVERMLVMLREAARKGCQLVVFPELALTTFFPRWYMTDWREVDAFFETEMPNDATAPLFAEAKRLKIGFYLGYAEKTPDGHRFNTAILVDTQGAIVGKYRKIHLPGHAENEPQRPFQHLEKRYFEPGDIGFPVWRTMGGILGMAICNDRRWPETYRVMGLKGVEMLVLGYNTPAINGSALVHSAPEPEHLRQFHNHLVMQAGAYQNSTWVVATAKAGFEEGCSLIGGSCIVAPTGEIVALARSVADELIVADCDLSLCTYGKETVFAFSKHRRIEHYGLIASQTGTIEPA
- a CDS encoding amino acid ABC transporter permease, whose protein sequence is MAEILDTFFNIEILLRVLPFMLEGLGMTLLLCAITVPIGLAGGLAVAWVWSLKKRYVNWALVVYVDFFRAFPPLVLLIFVYFGLPFVGIDLSPFAAVAIAFLLNASSYYGEIFRAGIESVPHGQWEAARASGLSRFQTMLYVVLPQATRNVLPDLIGNTLEVVKLTTIASVVALGELLHAARLAQSLVYNPTPIVAAALIYLALLWPAVRLLRHFEHRHLVAR
- a CDS encoding flavin reductase family protein translates to MRDYDFAATAPAVRYKLLVGSVVPRPIALVTTIDAAGNVNAAPYSFFNVLSHDPAVVALGIERRPDGRPKDTVRNIDLNGEFVVNLVDEAMGPGMNICAADVEPGIDELVLAGFDAAPSLKVRPPRIAQAPVALECRILQDVRLGADNKRAILLGEVLAMRIREDLVDPANDRVDTARMALIGRLAASDYVRLTDRYAMPRVSAADLAKKK